The sequence below is a genomic window from Polyangiaceae bacterium.
CTGAGTGTGGGTGTGGTCGTACCGAACTTTCGAGGCGGGCGGTTCCTTCGCGAGTGCCTGGATAGCCTACTGGCTCAGGATTACCCCGAGCTTCAGATCGTGGTCATGGATGGGGGATCGGATGACGATTC
It includes:
- a CDS encoding glycosyltransferase, with the translated sequence MSLSVGVVVPNFRGGRFLRECLDSLLAQDYPELQIVVMDGGSDDDS